From the Lampris incognitus isolate fLamInc1 chromosome 10, fLamInc1.hap2, whole genome shotgun sequence genome, one window contains:
- the LOC130120090 gene encoding serine/threonine-protein phosphatase 4 catalytic subunit B encodes MCVTMGDISDLDRQIEQLRRCELIKENEVKALCAKAREILVEESNVQRVDSPVTVCGDIHGQFYDLKELFRVGGDVPETNYLFMGDFVDRGFYSVETFLLLLALKVRYPDRITLIRGNHESRQITQVYGFYDECLRKYGSVTVWRYCTEIFDYLSLSAIIDGKIFCVHGGLSPSIQTLDQIRTIDRKQEVPHDGPMCDLLWSDPEDTTGWGVSPRGAGYLFGSDVVAQFNAANDIHMICRAHQLVMEGYKWHFNETVLTVWSAPNYCYRCGNVAAILELDEHLQREFIIFEAAPQETRGIPSKKPVADYFL; translated from the exons ATGTGTGTGACAATGGGGGACATCAGTGACCTGGACCGACAGATAGAGCAGCTCAGACGCTGTGAACTCATCAAGGAAAATGAAGTCAAAGCACTGTGTGCCAAAGCCAG AGAGATTCTGGTAGAGGAAAGTAATGTCCAGAGAGTAGACTCCCCTGTCACA GTCTGCGGGGATATTCATGGGCAGTTTTATGACTTGAAAGAATTGTTTAGA GTGGGTGGAGATGTTCCCGAGACAAATTACCTCTTCATGGGTGACTTTGTGGACAGAGGTTTCTACAGTGTTGAAACCTTCCTGCTGCTGCTAGCTCTTAAG GTGCGGTATCCAGACAGAATCACCTTGATCCGGGGAAACCATGAGTCCCGGCAGATCACCCAGGTCTACGGTTTCTATGATGAGTGTCTCCGCAAGTATGGTTCAGTTACCGTCTGgagatactgcactgagatattTGATTACCTGTCCCTTTCAGCCATTATTGATGGCAAG ATCTTCTGTGTGCATGGCGGCCTGTCTCCATCAATTCAGACATTGGACCAGATCCGCACTATTGACAGGAAGCAGGAGGTCCCCCACGACGGGCCCATGTGTGACCTCTTGTGGTCGGACCCTGAAG ACACCACAGGTTGGGGAGTAAGTCCCAGAGGGGCTGGCTATCTGTTTGGAAGTGATGTGGTAGCCCAGTTCAATGCTGCCAATGACATACACATGATCTGCCGAGCCCATCAGCTGGTCATGGAGGGCTATAAGTGGCACTTCAACGAAACGGTGCTTACTGTGTGGTCGGCACCCAACTACTGCTACAG ATGTGGCAATGTGGCTGCCATTTTGGAACTGGATGAGCATCTACAGCGGGAGTTCATAATATTTGAAGCTGCACCACAGGAGACCAGGGGCATCCCCTCCAAGAAACCAGTGGCTGATTACTTCCtgtga